A section of the Babylonia areolata isolate BAREFJ2019XMU chromosome 1, ASM4173473v1, whole genome shotgun sequence genome encodes:
- the LOC143290539 gene encoding uncharacterized protein LOC143290539: MMEHIVISHIMTYLQSNGILCPEQHSFRRRRSCETQLLGYIDETTTELEKGNQVATIVLDFSKAFDKVSHTLVVHKLQRYGIRDDLRWGSHINSTTIKANKTSGFLRRNLKIGNKKTKETAYKALVRPIQQGQALKA, translated from the exons ATGATGGAGCACATAGTCATCAGCCACATCATGACGTACCTGCAGAGCAATGGTATCCTCTGCCCAGAACAGCATAGCTTCCGAAGAAGACGATCTTGTGAAACACAGCTGCTCGGATACATTGACGAAACCACAACTGAGCTGGAAAAAGGAAACCAAGTGGCTACAATTGTCCTCGACTTCTCcaaggcctttgacaaggtcagcCACACCCTGGTTGTCCATAAATTACAGCGCTATGGAATTAGAG acGACCTACGCTGGGGATCCCACATCAATTCTACAACCATTAAAGCCAACAAGACCTCAGGCTTTCTCCGGCGCAACTTGAAgataggaaacaagaagacaaaggaaactgcgtacaaagcccttgttcgacCTATCC AGCAAGGGCAGgccctcaaggcctga